A genomic segment from Bradyrhizobium sp. ISRA430 encodes:
- the fahA gene encoding fumarylacetoacetase, with product MTTHPNDPSLRSFIDVDPASDFPIQNLPYGVFSTAASPSPRVGVAIGNYVLDLWALEQDCRLDVGPLGVFSAPSLNPFMALGPKVWAKTRARISELLRHDHPELRDNEDLRKQALVPMRDVRLHLPFTVSGYTDFYSSKEHATNVGVMFRGKDNALQPNWLYMPIGYNGRASTVVVSGTQVKRPRGQLKPPTAEVPSFAPCKRLDFELEMGVVVGQPSPIGGMLTESQAEEMIFGFVLLNDWSARDIQHWEYVPLGPFLAKAFATSISPWVVTREALEPFRLNGPEQSPAPLDYLRQARPQNYDLELDVFLRAAGANAPASISRTNFKYMYWSSVQQLMHHASSGCAMNVGDLLGAGTISGPEKNQRGSLLEIGWNGTEPVELPGGVKRSFLEDGDSLVMRGWCQGNGYRVGFGEVEGTILPAE from the coding sequence GTGACAACGCACCCCAACGATCCCAGCCTCCGCTCCTTCATCGACGTCGATCCCGCCTCCGACTTCCCGATCCAGAACCTGCCCTATGGCGTGTTCTCGACCGCGGCCTCTCCGTCGCCGCGCGTTGGTGTAGCGATCGGCAACTACGTGCTCGACCTCTGGGCGCTCGAGCAGGATTGCCGGCTCGATGTCGGCCCGCTCGGCGTGTTCTCCGCGCCCTCGCTCAATCCGTTCATGGCGCTCGGGCCAAAGGTCTGGGCCAAGACGCGGGCGCGGATCAGCGAGCTGCTGCGTCATGATCACCCCGAGCTGCGCGACAACGAGGACCTGCGCAAACAAGCGCTGGTGCCGATGCGCGATGTGCGGCTGCATTTGCCGTTCACCGTCTCCGGCTACACCGACTTCTATTCGTCGAAAGAGCACGCCACCAATGTCGGTGTGATGTTCCGCGGCAAGGACAACGCGCTGCAGCCGAACTGGCTCTACATGCCGATTGGCTACAACGGCCGCGCCTCCACCGTCGTGGTGTCCGGTACGCAAGTGAAGCGCCCGCGCGGGCAGTTGAAGCCGCCGACCGCCGAGGTGCCGAGCTTTGCGCCCTGCAAGCGGCTCGATTTCGAGCTGGAGATGGGCGTCGTGGTCGGCCAGCCCTCGCCGATCGGCGGCATGCTGACCGAGAGCCAGGCCGAGGAAATGATCTTCGGCTTCGTGCTGCTCAACGACTGGAGCGCGCGCGACATCCAGCACTGGGAATACGTGCCGCTCGGGCCGTTCCTGGCCAAGGCATTCGCGACCTCGATCAGCCCGTGGGTGGTGACGCGCGAGGCGCTGGAGCCATTCCGGCTCAACGGACCCGAGCAGAGCCCGGCGCCGCTGGATTATCTTAGGCAAGCTCGGCCGCAGAACTATGACCTCGAGCTCGACGTCTTCTTGCGCGCCGCCGGCGCGAACGCGCCCGCCAGCATCAGCCGCACCAATTTCAAATACATGTACTGGTCCTCGGTGCAGCAATTGATGCACCACGCCTCCAGCGGCTGCGCCATGAATGTCGGCGATCTCTTGGGGGCCGGCACGATCTCCGGTCCGGAGAAGAACCAGCGCGGCAGCCTTTTGGAGATTGGCTGGAACGGCACCGAACCGGTGGAATTGCCCGGCGGCGTCAAGCGCTCGTTCCTGGAAGACGGCGACAGCCTCGTCATGCGTGGCTGGTGCCAGGGTAACGGCTATCGCGTCGGGTTCGGCGAGGTCGAAGGGACGATCTTGCCGGCGGAGTGA